Below is a genomic region from Mesorhizobium sp. NZP2298.
CAGGTCGAGGAAGCACTCGCTTCCGGCGACAAGGCTGCCGCACAGGCCGCCTTCAAGGCTGCCGAACCGGAATTGATGCGCGCCGCGACCAAGGGCGTCATCCACAAGAACACCGCGTCCCGCAAGGTGTCGCGCCTGGCCCAGCGCCTCAAGGTATTGTCTGCCTGACATCGCCTTTTCAGACTGATCTTCTTTAAAACCCGGCCAG
It encodes:
- the rpsT gene encoding 30S ribosomal protein S20, with translation MANTSSAKKATRKIVRRAAINKNRRSRVRTYVRQVEEALASGDKAAAQAAFKAAEPELMRAATKGVIHKNTASRKVSRLAQRLKVLSA